A single window of Nicotiana sylvestris chromosome 3, ASM39365v2, whole genome shotgun sequence DNA harbors:
- the LOC138888117 gene encoding uncharacterized protein — translation MFLKSKYRGVLFVVVSKDANNQIFPLCFGVAESENNEAYIWFFGEMRKAIQIRRELVFLLDRNQSITNGIRKVFPEAHHGICLYHFERNLKQQHAKATVINLFQSATRSYKREDFNQLMSQLKSIDKKTYNYIMEEPPERWARSWFPRRRYDMLTTNMVESMNSVLLKGREMPILRMLDFIQEKLGEWFYERRKKTNETFHRVFNLDSMLFRINSEGIEFIVHLKKRTCDCLEFQLDELPCPHAIAAINKRYLQKSNYYSNWYSKETWLKTYEGHVNTVGDKKLWDIPQNVQFEITKPPDVEILQGRRQKKRHIPMTESVPFKSTKCSRCKQVGHNITTCLSSPAPHPYSKKHTEKYSNLQ, via the exons ATGTTTTTAAAGTCCAAATATCGTGGTGTTCTATTTGTTGTTGTATCAAAGGATGCAAACAATCAAATCTTTCCTCTATGTTTTGGTGTAGCAGAATCAGAAAACAATGAGGCATACATTTGGTTTTTCGGGGAAATGAGAAAAGCAATTCAAATCCGTCGTGAATTGGTTTTCTTATTAGATAGAAACCAATCGATTACAAATGGGATTAGAAAAGTTTTTCCTGAAGCTCACCATGGTATCTGCCTCTATCACTTTGAGAGAAATTTAAAGCAACAACATGCAAAAGCCACGgtaataaatctttttcaaagtgcTACAAGGTCATACAAACGTGAAGATTTTAATCAGTTAATGTCCCAACTCAAAAGTATTGACAAGAAAACATACAATTACATAATGGAAGAGCCTCCAGAGAGATGGGCACGATCGTGGTTCCCACGACGACGTTATGATATGCTAACAACAAACATGGTAGAATCAATGAATTCCGTTTTACTAAAAGGGAGAGAAATGCCTATTTTAAGAATGTTAGATTTCATCCAAGAAAAGTTAGGAGAGTGGTTTTACGAACGGAGAAAAAAGACAAATGAAACTTTTCATAGG gtGTTCAACCTTGATTCAATGTTGTTCAGAATAAATAGTGAAGGAATCGAATTCATTGTGCACTTAAAGAAGAGAACTTGTGACTGCCTggaattccaacttgatgaattgCCCTGTCCACATGCAATTGCTGCTATTAATAAGAGATATCTGCAGAAATCTAATTACTACTCAAATTGGTATTCAAAGGAAACATGGTTGAAAACATATGAAGGACATGTGAATACCGTGGGAGATAAAAAATTATGGGATAtaccacaaaatgtacaatttgagatcacaaaacctcccgatgtagagattttacaaggaagaagacaaaagaagaggcaTATACCTATGACTGAATCAGTACCATTCAAGTCTACCAAATGCAGTCGATGTAAACAAGTTGGGCATAACATAACAACTTGCTTGTCTTCTCCAGCACCTCATCCATATTCAAAGAAACACACTGAAAAATACTCCAACCTTCAATAA